The stretch of DNA CATCGAACGAGTGCGGTACGCCGGTCAGCGTCGCCGCTAGCACACGATCGACGCGACGGCCGAGGATGCTGTCGTGCGGGCCGGTCATGCCGACGTCGCACTGGAAGGCGGTCCCTTCGGGAAAGACGCACTCGTCCGCCGTCGGCACGTGGGTGTGCGTCCCCAGCACGGCCGCCACGCGGCCGTCGAGATACCGGCCCATCGACTGCATCTCGCTGGTGGCCTCGGCGTGGAAATCGACGAAGCGGACCTTCACGTCCGCCGGCGCCTCTGAGAGCGCGGCGTCAACCGCTCGAAAGGGGCTATCGATCGGTTTCATGAAGAGCTGACCCAACGCGCAGCAGACGAGCACTTGATGTGCGCCGTCCTTCGTGCGGACCGTTGCCCAGCGGCGGCCGGTCGCCTCGGCCGGCAGGTTGCAGGGCCGCACAACGTTGTCCGCCGATTCAAGCAGCGGCAGCACCTCACGCCGGCGGTACACGTGATCGCCGAGCGTCACCGCATCGACGCCCGCGGCGGTCAGCTCGGCGTGGATCTTTGGCGTGTAGCCCGATCCCGACGCGGCATTTTCGGCGTTGCAGACCACCAGGTCGATCCCGCGCTCAGCGATCAGTCCCGGCAACGCACGCTGAACGATCTCCCGCCCCGGCCTGCCGACAACGTCGCCGATGAAGAGGAGAAGCATGGGAAAGGGGAAAGGCGAAAGTGGAAAGGGGAG from Botrimarina mediterranea encodes:
- a CDS encoding TIGR00282 family metallophosphoesterase; amino-acid sequence: MLLLFIGDVVGRPGREIVQRALPGLIAERGIDLVVCNAENAASGSGYTPKIHAELTAAGVDAVTLGDHVYRRREVLPLLESADNVVRPCNLPAEATGRRWATVRTKDGAHQVLVCCALGQLFMKPIDSPFRAVDAALSEAPADVKVRFVDFHAEATSEMQSMGRYLDGRVAAVLGTHTHVPTADECVFPEGTAFQCDVGMTGPHDSILGRRVDRVLAATLTGVPHSFDVAEKDLRINGALVTIDAESGRATAIERVMVNEAEADRLRVDKRSS